In Torulaspora delbrueckii CBS 1146 chromosome 1, complete genome, one genomic interval encodes:
- the SHU1 gene encoding Shu1p (similar to Saccharomyces cerevisiae SHU1 (YHL006C); ancestral locus Anc_2.499) has protein sequence MSIDQQISQLLSQERCGESRKQTLIFVMGENARTHIEKGLSSEPGKLSSVMAVSRSRQDIDVLFLSRLQYLFMYLMKFEAVETANGIKYNHFVIYGLDDGIMSMERPMQLRLANLICNAAFRIKRKHDLLDVIMIPWDEQSATAKELAKVEEYWRHIC, from the coding sequence ATGAGTATCGATCAGCAGATATCACAATTGCTGTCCCAAGAAAGATGCGGTGAGTCGCGTAAGCAGACTTTGATCTTTGTGATGGGTGAAAATGCTCGTACTCACATCGAGAAGGGTTTGTCGAGCGAACCGGGGAAGCTTTCATCAGTTATGGCGGTTTCAAGGAGCCGTCAGGATATAGATGTTTTGTTTTTGAGTCGATTACAATATCTTTTCATGTACTTGATGAAATTCGAAGCTGTAGAAACAGCGAATGGAATCAAGTACAATCATTTTGTGATTTATGGCCTAGATGATGGGATCATGTCGATGGAACGTCCTATGCAATTGCGATTGGCAAATTTGATATGTAATGCGGCATTCAGGATCAAGAGAAAACACGACTTGTTAGACGTAATCATGATTCCATGGGATGAACAGAGTGCCACAGCCAAGGAATTAGCCAAAGTTGAGGAGTACTGGAGACACATTTGCTAA